From the genome of Phytohabitans rumicis, one region includes:
- a CDS encoding ABC transporter permease, with protein sequence MSARLDALPRASVDLGLVARRVAAMCLVELQKMRRDRTELLFRAVQPALWLLVFGVTFTKIRAIPTGDVPYLDYLTPGVIAQSALFISIFYGIQIIWDRDAGVLAKLMVTPTPRAALVTGKAFAAGMRALSQVVVVLVLSTLLGVGLTWNPLKLAGVVVIVLLGSAFFCCLSIIIAGLVLSRDRMMGIGQAIMMPLFFASNALYPVSLMPGWLQVINHVNPLSYQVEALRGLLIGAPARLWLDYGVLVGSAALAIAVASALLSRLAK encoded by the coding sequence ATGTCCGCCAGACTCGACGCACTGCCTCGCGCCTCGGTTGACCTGGGATTGGTGGCCCGGCGGGTCGCCGCCATGTGCCTGGTCGAGCTGCAGAAGATGCGGCGTGACCGGACCGAACTGCTCTTCCGGGCGGTGCAGCCGGCACTGTGGCTGCTGGTGTTCGGCGTGACGTTCACCAAGATCCGGGCGATCCCGACCGGGGACGTGCCGTACCTGGACTATCTGACCCCGGGCGTCATCGCCCAGTCGGCGCTTTTCATCTCGATCTTCTACGGCATCCAGATCATCTGGGATCGGGACGCGGGGGTCCTGGCCAAGCTGATGGTGACGCCGACGCCGCGGGCCGCGCTGGTCACGGGTAAGGCGTTCGCGGCGGGCATGCGGGCGCTGAGCCAGGTGGTGGTCGTGCTCGTGCTGTCCACGCTCCTCGGCGTGGGGCTGACCTGGAATCCGCTGAAGCTCGCCGGCGTGGTCGTGATCGTGCTGCTCGGCTCGGCGTTCTTCTGCTGCCTGTCGATCATCATCGCCGGCCTGGTGCTGTCGCGGGACCGGATGATGGGCATCGGCCAGGCGATCATGATGCCGCTCTTCTTCGCGTCCAACGCGCTCTACCCGGTGTCGCTGATGCCGGGCTGGCTCCAGGTGATCAACCACGTCAACCCGCTCAGCTACCAGGTGGAGGCGCTGCGCGGCCTGCTGATCGGCGCGCCGGCCCGGCTGTGGCTGGACTACGGGGTGCTGGTCGGGTCCGCCGCGCTCGCGATCGCCGTCGCGAGCGCTCTGCTGAGCCGCCTAGCCAAGTAG
- a CDS encoding carbohydrate kinase family protein, translating to MREQVLAVSGVLCIGPIYVDVNCLAFPCEDGLPIEVETIGRDYEVVPGGSAVNFARFGRRLGLSTILAGKIGTDAFGDLLSGMLRDADVGLALKVDTSAVTDVGINFVAPSGASVMAVAGTASDALTGAELAGIVEEHESKISYVYLGGGFKLPGLLEDLLSVVKPLQARG from the coding sequence GTGCGGGAGCAGGTCCTGGCCGTGAGTGGTGTGCTGTGTATCGGGCCCATCTATGTGGATGTGAATTGCCTTGCGTTCCCGTGCGAGGACGGGCTCCCGATTGAGGTTGAAACGATTGGTCGGGATTACGAGGTCGTCCCGGGAGGCTCGGCGGTCAACTTCGCCCGTTTCGGTCGACGGCTGGGATTATCCACCATCCTTGCCGGAAAGATCGGCACCGACGCCTTTGGTGATTTACTTTCTGGCATGCTGCGAGACGCCGATGTCGGACTTGCTCTAAAAGTTGATACGTCGGCGGTAACTGACGTCGGTATTAATTTCGTGGCACCCAGTGGTGCCTCTGTCATGGCCGTGGCCGGCACGGCAAGCGATGCCTTAACCGGCGCGGAGTTGGCAGGCATTGTCGAAGAGCACGAGAGCAAGATTTCCTACGTCTACCTTGGTGGCGGCTTTAAGCTCCCGGGCCTTCTCGAGGATCTACTTTCGGTGGTGAAGCCGCTGCAGGCGCGGGGGTAA
- a CDS encoding MarR family winged helix-turn-helix transcriptional regulator, whose amino-acid sequence MRVTAGLRRVVRRRLSRSASPRLGTAQVELLLVVEEEPGIGIAAAARVLHLADNSVSGLVNVLVDAGLLARETDRADRRAARLFLTPAGQAKLAGWRTARAELVGRALERLAAADQEAVAGALPALRRLLEELREERT is encoded by the coding sequence ATGCGAGTCACGGCCGGGTTGCGGCGGGTGGTACGGCGTCGGCTGAGCCGGTCGGCGTCGCCTCGGCTCGGTACGGCGCAGGTGGAGTTGCTGCTCGTGGTCGAGGAGGAGCCGGGTATCGGGATCGCGGCCGCGGCGCGCGTACTGCATCTCGCCGACAACTCGGTGAGCGGGCTGGTCAACGTACTCGTGGATGCTGGCCTGCTGGCCCGGGAGACCGACCGGGCGGACCGGCGGGCGGCGCGGCTGTTCCTGACCCCGGCCGGGCAGGCCAAGCTCGCCGGCTGGCGCACCGCGCGGGCCGAGTTGGTGGGGCGGGCGCTGGAGCGGCTGGCTGCCGCGGATCAAGAGGCGGTCGCGGGCGCGCTTCCGGCGTTGCGGCGGCTGCTTGAGGAGTTGCGAGAGGAGCGGACATGA
- a CDS encoding ABC transporter ATP-binding protein, giving the protein MTAAVSVRGLRYVFGETVAVDGIDLDVAPGEIFGLLGPNGAGKTTTIRAVTTLLPVPRDTVSVFGLDVGRRKMAVRRLIGYVPQLLSADGALTGRENVSLFARLYDVPRRERVARVDEAIAAMGLTEAAQRQASTYSGGMIRRLELAQALVSSPQLLILDEPTIGLDPVARAGVWERITQVRRETGMTVLVTTHYMDEAEHSCDRVALMHRGRIGVVGTPADLIESIGGGSLDDVFRAYAEGDWDDETKGFRNVRQTRRTASRLG; this is encoded by the coding sequence ATGACGGCTGCGGTGAGCGTGCGCGGGCTGCGGTACGTGTTCGGGGAGACGGTGGCGGTGGACGGCATCGACCTCGACGTGGCGCCGGGGGAGATCTTCGGCCTGCTCGGCCCGAACGGCGCGGGAAAGACGACCACGATCCGGGCGGTCACCACGCTGCTCCCGGTGCCGCGGGACACCGTGTCGGTCTTCGGGCTCGACGTGGGGCGGCGGAAGATGGCGGTGCGCCGGCTGATCGGGTACGTCCCGCAGTTGCTGTCCGCCGACGGTGCGCTGACTGGGCGGGAAAACGTGAGCCTGTTCGCCCGGCTGTACGACGTGCCGCGCCGGGAGCGGGTCGCCCGGGTGGACGAGGCGATCGCGGCGATGGGGCTCACCGAGGCGGCGCAGCGCCAGGCCAGCACGTACTCCGGTGGCATGATCCGCCGGTTGGAGCTGGCGCAGGCCCTGGTCAGCTCGCCGCAGCTGTTGATTTTGGACGAGCCGACGATCGGGCTGGATCCGGTGGCGCGGGCCGGGGTGTGGGAGCGGATCACCCAGGTGCGCCGGGAGACGGGCATGACGGTGCTGGTCACGACCCACTACATGGACGAGGCCGAGCACTCGTGCGATCGGGTCGCGCTCATGCATCGGGGCCGGATCGGCGTCGTGGGCACCCCGGCGGACCTGATCGAAAGCATCGGGGGAGGAAGCCTCGACGACGTCTTCCGGGCGTACGCCGAGGGCGACTGGGACGACGAGACGAAGGGATTCCGCAATGTCCGCCAGACTCGACGCACTGCCTCGCGCCTCGGTTGA
- a CDS encoding carbohydrate ABC transporter permease, translated as MAEARRPRLAILPTAVLLIGAVYCLLPVAWVVAASTKAGSTLFTSFTFAPSGSFFDNVSELSSYSDGIYWRWMLNTALYAGVGAALSAGLSGLSGYTLAKYRFAGRSVIFNVLLAGVLVPGIVLAIPQYLLLAKVGLTDTYWSVLLPSIVSPYGIYLARIYAAAAVPDSVIEAARVDGAGEFRTFRTVALPMMVPGIITVFLVQFVAIWNNFLLPFIMLADDNKFPVTLGLYTLLNRGNTTPALYSLVITGALLSMIPLVAVFLALQRYWRVDLLSGSVKT; from the coding sequence ATGGCGGAAGCACGCAGGCCGCGGCTGGCCATCCTGCCCACGGCCGTGCTGCTGATCGGCGCGGTCTACTGCCTGCTGCCGGTGGCGTGGGTGGTCGCCGCCTCGACGAAGGCCGGCTCGACGCTGTTCACCTCGTTCACGTTCGCGCCGAGCGGGTCGTTCTTCGACAACGTCTCCGAGCTGTCCAGCTACAGCGACGGGATCTACTGGCGCTGGATGCTCAACACCGCCCTGTACGCCGGTGTCGGCGCGGCGCTGTCGGCCGGGCTGTCCGGGCTGAGCGGGTACACGCTGGCCAAGTACCGGTTCGCCGGGCGCTCGGTCATCTTCAACGTGCTGCTGGCCGGCGTGCTGGTGCCCGGCATCGTGCTCGCCATCCCGCAGTATCTGCTGCTGGCCAAGGTCGGGCTCACCGATACGTACTGGTCGGTGCTGCTGCCGAGCATCGTCAGCCCGTACGGCATCTACCTGGCGCGCATCTACGCCGCCGCGGCCGTGCCGGACAGCGTGATCGAGGCGGCGCGGGTCGACGGGGCGGGCGAGTTCCGGACCTTCCGCACCGTGGCGCTGCCCATGATGGTGCCCGGCATCATCACGGTGTTTCTCGTCCAGTTCGTGGCGATCTGGAACAATTTTCTGTTGCCGTTCATCATGCTGGCGGACGACAACAAGTTCCCGGTCACGCTGGGCCTCTACACGCTGCTCAACCGGGGAAACACCACCCCCGCGCTCTACAGCCTGGTGATCACCGGCGCGCTGCTGTCGATGATCCCGCTCGTGGCGGTCTTCCTCGCGTTGCAACGGTATTGGCGGGTTGACCTGCTCTCCGGCTCGGTGAAGACCTGA
- a CDS encoding carbohydrate ABC transporter permease — protein sequence MVRTVRRGRRTAAPYAFLAPAVLLFTLFILLPVGYTAWLSLRKVQVKGLGLGKGARTEVFAGLDNYRRAITDSELWSGGLRVLAYGALLLPIMLGLALLFALLLDRPRVALRRFSRISIFLPYAVPAVIASMLWGFLYLPAMSPLNYVLAKLGLPEPNLLSTGSVFFSIVNIAIWGGVGFNMIILYTSLRAISPEIYESARIDGCSELQIALRIKIPLLIPAIVMTTVFSMIVTVQVFSEPMTIRSLTTNITSTWTPLMKVYRDAFAADDLYAAAATSILLALFTLVLSFGFLRFVQRRAFGEER from the coding sequence ATGGTCAGAACGGTTCGTCGGGGGAGGCGTACGGCGGCGCCGTACGCCTTCCTCGCCCCGGCGGTGCTCCTGTTCACCCTGTTCATCCTGCTGCCGGTCGGGTACACGGCCTGGCTGAGCCTGCGGAAGGTGCAGGTCAAGGGCCTCGGGCTGGGCAAGGGCGCGCGCACCGAGGTCTTCGCCGGGCTGGACAACTACCGGCGCGCGATCACCGACTCGGAGCTGTGGTCGGGCGGGCTGCGGGTGCTGGCGTACGGGGCGCTGCTCCTGCCCATCATGCTGGGGCTGGCGCTGCTCTTCGCGCTGCTCCTGGACCGACCGCGGGTCGCGCTGCGCCGCTTCTCCCGGATCTCGATCTTCCTGCCGTACGCGGTGCCGGCGGTGATCGCGAGCATGTTGTGGGGCTTCCTCTACCTGCCCGCGATGAGCCCGCTCAACTACGTCCTGGCCAAGCTGGGGCTGCCCGAGCCCAACCTGCTGAGCACCGGCTCGGTGTTCTTCTCGATCGTCAACATCGCGATCTGGGGCGGCGTCGGCTTCAACATGATCATCCTGTACACCTCGCTGCGCGCGATCTCGCCGGAGATCTACGAGTCGGCGCGGATCGACGGCTGCTCCGAGCTGCAGATCGCGCTCCGCATCAAGATCCCGCTACTCATCCCGGCGATCGTGATGACCACGGTCTTCTCGATGATCGTGACGGTGCAGGTCTTCAGCGAGCCGATGACGATCAGGTCGCTGACCACGAACATCACGTCCACCTGGACGCCGCTGATGAAGGTCTACCGGGACGCGTTCGCCGCCGACGACCTGTACGCCGCCGCGGCCACCTCCATCCTGCTGGCCCTCTTCACGCTGGTGCTGTCGTTCGGGTTCCTGCGCTTCGTGCAGCGCCGGGCCTTCGGGGAGGAGCGCTGA
- a CDS encoding PfkB family carbohydrate kinase has translation MRSLARFSDIYLPSRGEFLALWGADDVEAAVRAFQPGLMVEEQVVVVKDGSAGAFAFTPDRQVTMNAYDVRVRNTVGAGDSFNAGFVTANTLELDLYDSVEFACAVAALTISTDQLPDVNDVNRLRSEKP, from the coding sequence ATGAGGTCCTTGGCTAGGTTCTCAGACATCTATCTGCCAAGTCGCGGCGAGTTCTTGGCATTGTGGGGCGCGGATGATGTCGAAGCAGCGGTAAGGGCATTCCAGCCGGGGCTGATGGTCGAAGAACAGGTTGTCGTCGTCAAGGACGGGTCCGCAGGAGCATTCGCTTTTACACCTGATCGCCAGGTAACCATGAATGCCTACGACGTCCGGGTCCGGAATACAGTCGGCGCTGGCGACAGCTTCAACGCGGGATTTGTGACTGCGAACACTCTTGAGCTGGATCTGTACGACAGCGTCGAGTTCGCGTGTGCCGTCGCGGCGTTGACCATATCGACGGACCAACTCCCGGACGTCAACGATGTGAATCGTCTGCGTAGTGAGAAGCCTTAA
- a CDS encoding LacI family DNA-binding transcriptional regulator — translation MTQPRPQRPRPQAGRPTMDDVAAVAGVSRGTVSRALNGGHNVSGPAFEAVQRAIRKTGYVVNQHARSLVTQRSDSVAFILSEPQDRLFEDPNFNVLLRGCTRALGEHDITLLLTVAGTQEDRERIGRYVTAGHVDGALLVSDHAGSSLLQELKDRGLPVVTCGRPLGHEREISYVAADDRDGARQMVSYLRSRGHRTIATITGPLDTSGGVDRLAGYYDVLGDADPRLVVSGDYTQASGEVAMEKLLRQVPDLDAVFVCSDLMAVGAIAALARAGKRVPDDVAIGGFDDSKVAAASTPPLTTIRQPFGRISGEMVRLLLGHLSGEPPAAVILPTELVVRATA, via the coding sequence GTGACCCAGCCCCGGCCGCAACGGCCGCGACCCCAGGCCGGCCGGCCGACGATGGATGACGTCGCGGCCGTCGCCGGAGTGTCGCGCGGCACGGTGTCGCGCGCGCTCAACGGCGGCCACAACGTCAGCGGCCCCGCCTTCGAGGCCGTCCAGCGGGCCATCCGCAAGACCGGGTACGTCGTCAACCAGCACGCCCGCAGCCTGGTCACCCAGCGGTCCGACTCGGTGGCCTTCATCCTCTCCGAGCCGCAGGACCGCCTCTTCGAGGACCCCAACTTCAACGTGCTGCTGCGCGGCTGCACCCGGGCGCTCGGCGAGCACGACATCACGCTCCTGCTCACCGTCGCCGGCACCCAGGAGGACCGGGAGCGGATCGGCCGGTACGTCACCGCCGGTCACGTCGACGGCGCCCTGCTCGTCTCCGACCACGCCGGCAGCTCACTGCTGCAGGAGCTCAAGGACCGCGGCCTGCCGGTGGTGACCTGCGGGCGGCCGCTCGGGCACGAGCGCGAGATCTCGTACGTGGCGGCCGACGACCGGGACGGCGCCCGGCAGATGGTGAGCTACCTGCGCTCGCGCGGGCACCGGACGATCGCCACGATCACCGGGCCGCTGGACACCTCGGGCGGCGTCGACCGGCTCGCCGGCTACTACGACGTACTCGGGGACGCGGACCCGCGCCTGGTGGTCAGCGGCGACTACACCCAGGCGTCCGGCGAGGTCGCGATGGAAAAGCTGCTGCGCCAGGTGCCGGACCTGGACGCGGTGTTCGTCTGCTCCGACCTGATGGCGGTGGGCGCGATCGCCGCCCTGGCCCGGGCCGGCAAGCGGGTGCCCGACGACGTCGCGATCGGCGGCTTCGACGACTCCAAGGTCGCGGCCGCCTCGACGCCTCCGCTGACGACCATCCGGCAGCCGTTCGGCCGGATCAGCGGCGAGATGGTCCGGCTCCTGCTCGGCCACCTGTCCGGCGAGCCACCGGCGGCGGTCATCCTCCCCACCGAGCTTGTGGTGAGGGCCACTGCGTAA
- the glmS gene encoding glutamine--fructose-6-phosphate transaminase (isomerizing) yields MCGIVGVASRRDIVQSIVHRLTMIEYRGYDSFGIAGLVAGSIVVEKDVGSVTEAVQRGQFSSLSAMQVAIGHTRWATHGVPSRVNAHPHLSYDGTIATVHNGVIHNHLEIRRELEAGGVCLRSETDSEVAAHLIANYMQKGATLLQAICWTCARITGEYALGILCSADPGAIYAAKHKSPLVLCKHDGQTLLASDPVAVVDPETDGMTFLEDGDVARLQADRADVFRVGADGSPVPTRRAKTTVIDSVRGSGRGSFEHFMIKEIHETPTAAKAALQISDESLRNALPRAPARPLLLIGAGSGFYLAQIGQFLITRLSGLPAMALVSDEMENFCKVDPTDTVVAISQSGETFDTLEACRWVIGSGGTVISVSNVPNSTLERLAAYRLQQRSGPEISVLSTKSIVSQAVILARLAMEAGLRDGTLSSGRYSALLESLAHLPDVLRTVVGNTSAAIREVAQRRSQVRNWFFIGRGLLYPAAMESALKFKEATYRHAEGMAAGFFKHGTISLIDPEFHTIALVPSRLASPGMHMATLASVSEIAARGGPVIGFGPGEIDSEDRKNFAEYVSLPYVDEEVTDLVVQLVVGQLFAYYCALDLGREIDRPRHLAKSVTVR; encoded by the coding sequence ATGTGTGGGATTGTAGGGGTCGCCTCCCGGCGAGACATTGTGCAGTCCATCGTTCATCGGCTTACGATGATCGAGTACCGCGGCTACGACTCATTCGGTATTGCGGGACTGGTTGCCGGCTCCATTGTTGTCGAGAAGGACGTCGGATCGGTCACCGAAGCCGTGCAGCGAGGCCAATTTAGTTCGCTGTCCGCGATGCAGGTAGCGATCGGGCATACGCGGTGGGCGACGCACGGCGTGCCCTCCCGAGTCAACGCCCATCCGCATCTCTCGTATGACGGCACGATTGCTACCGTCCACAACGGCGTGATCCACAATCACTTGGAGATCAGACGGGAACTGGAAGCCGGCGGAGTTTGCCTCCGATCAGAAACGGATAGCGAGGTCGCTGCGCATCTTATCGCCAATTACATGCAGAAAGGTGCTACGCTGCTCCAGGCCATATGCTGGACCTGCGCCCGGATTACCGGAGAGTATGCGCTCGGCATTCTCTGTTCGGCCGATCCCGGAGCGATCTATGCGGCAAAGCACAAGAGTCCACTAGTCCTCTGCAAGCATGATGGGCAGACCCTTCTCGCCTCAGACCCGGTCGCAGTGGTGGACCCTGAGACTGACGGTATGACCTTCTTAGAGGACGGAGACGTAGCTCGACTGCAGGCTGACCGAGCGGACGTCTTTCGAGTGGGCGCCGACGGCTCGCCTGTGCCGACAAGGCGCGCGAAGACAACGGTGATCGACTCGGTGAGAGGATCCGGCCGAGGTAGTTTTGAGCACTTCATGATCAAAGAGATCCATGAGACGCCGACGGCCGCGAAGGCGGCACTTCAAATCTCCGATGAGAGCCTGCGCAACGCCTTGCCGCGGGCGCCGGCCAGACCGTTGCTCCTCATCGGCGCCGGCAGCGGTTTCTACCTGGCTCAGATCGGGCAATTTTTAATCACCCGACTGTCCGGGCTCCCGGCGATGGCGTTGGTCTCGGACGAGATGGAGAACTTCTGCAAGGTGGATCCGACCGACACGGTTGTCGCGATATCTCAATCGGGTGAGACCTTCGATACGCTTGAGGCGTGTCGTTGGGTCATTGGATCTGGCGGAACTGTGATATCGGTCAGCAACGTGCCCAACTCAACGCTTGAGCGCCTCGCTGCATATCGCCTTCAACAACGCTCTGGTCCGGAAATCAGCGTGCTCTCCACCAAGTCGATAGTCAGCCAGGCGGTTATTCTGGCCAGACTCGCCATGGAAGCTGGACTACGGGACGGAACGCTCTCCTCCGGTCGATATTCGGCGCTCTTGGAGTCACTGGCTCACTTGCCCGACGTGCTGCGGACTGTTGTTGGCAATACAAGCGCCGCGATCCGAGAGGTCGCTCAACGCCGCAGCCAGGTGAGGAACTGGTTCTTCATCGGCCGTGGTCTTCTGTACCCTGCTGCGATGGAGTCAGCCCTCAAGTTCAAGGAAGCCACCTATCGGCACGCGGAGGGGATGGCGGCCGGCTTCTTCAAGCATGGGACAATTTCGCTCATTGACCCTGAGTTCCATACCATTGCCTTGGTTCCTTCTCGGCTGGCCAGCCCGGGTATGCATATGGCGACATTGGCCAGCGTTAGCGAAATCGCTGCGCGAGGCGGGCCCGTGATTGGGTTTGGGCCAGGCGAGATTGATTCGGAGGATCGGAAGAACTTCGCTGAGTACGTTTCGCTGCCATACGTTGACGAGGAGGTCACTGACCTCGTCGTCCAACTCGTTGTTGGTCAACTGTTCGCGTACTACTGTGCGCTTGATCTTGGTCGCGAGATAGATCGCCCGCGGCACCTCGCGAAATCCGTCACGGTGCGTTGA